One window of the Misgurnus anguillicaudatus chromosome 8, ASM2758022v2, whole genome shotgun sequence genome contains the following:
- the ttll3 gene encoding tubulin monoglycylase TTLL3: MCVSAPLKGRVSCNYVNLPQINGDRLKTAKISVDKAIKEKKVFSIQGPYPVIRAGLRARGWVERRIPRPSLPQPRRHGEFETEATDEPDSSDGDGEEGERDDDADDDTYNLMSRLVRNETTYLYWTTKRDSIDCQSLRKDQMTNHYAKAGSFTTKVGLCMSLRNLQWFDTTDPDTFFPRCYRLGAEDEKHAFIEDFRRTACTSLLLYVVERYGGDLEWLRTGEMLNAKASGVSKPRKHTNQKVGTWLIDNALHVCQDYLNSLEHCDIDVNLEAVHTLSEDQWKVFLQNYYLVIHEGVKIEGCEGYVERCKSMLVQMRHVCPQLETDGLCNIWIIKPGAKSRGRGIMCMKKLDEILSLVHGDHAIMKDSKWVVQKYLERPLLVHGTKFDVRQWFLVTDWNPLTVWFYRECYLRFSSQPYSTHTLDSSVHLCNNSIQKHFQPSPDRDPSLPKECMWSCSQFRSWLAASGRGCLWDEVVVPGMQEAVIQTLLTAQDSVEPRKASFELYGADFMLGRDLRPWLLEVNASPTMAPSTAVTARLCPAVQEDTLRVVLDRRCDPNADTGGFQLIYKQAPVVVPQYMGMNLLVEGTSIRRPRAAICKPLTLRSHPEPLSKSISHNRSTLPTSHGSTGKENQSEVLIRRPTISSRKATFEQSFYPHRKRPLRLVLPSTCCVFPNPAEVHPQKLTHTHVQPDHFHRSRSTLPSLYRPSPSLDVTHIRPGKANAPSRHKHDIHTVSISYPVLRMQKYLARNQRRGTDAFKKIEGSKSS; encoded by the exons atgtgtgtctcaGCACCCTTGAAAGGAAGAGTTAGCTGTAATTATGTAAATCTGCCTCAGATTAATGGGGACAGACTGAAGACGGCTAAGATTTCAGTGGACAAGGCAATAAAG GAAAAGAAAGTGTTCTCAATACAAGGCCCATACCCTGTAATCCGCGCAGGCCTACGTGCGAGAGGATGGGTGGAACGCAGAATACCCCGTCCCTCTCTTCCACAACCCCGTCGGCATGGAGAATTCGAAACGGAGGCCACAGATGAGCCTGACAGCAGTGATGGTGATG GAGAGGAAGGAGAAAGAGATGATGATGCAGATGATGATACGTACAACCTGATG TCACGGCTTGTTCGCAATGAGACCACATATTTATACTGGACAACAAAGAGGGATTCAATTGATTGCCAGTCTTTGCGTAAAGACCAGATGACCAATCATTATGCAAAGGCGGGATCTTTCACCACCAAG GTTGGCTTGTGTATGAGTTTAAGAAATCTGCAGTGGTTTGATACAACAGACCCTGATACGTTTTTCCCACGTTGCTATAGACTCGGAGCAGAGGATGAGAAGCATGCTTTTATTG AGGACTTTAGACGGACTGCATGTACAAGTCTGCTTCTGTATGTTGTGGAGAGATATGGAGGGGATTTAGAGTGGCTAAGAACAGGAGAGATGCTTAATGCTAAAGCCAGTG gtgtaagcaaaccACGTAAGCATACTAATCAGAAAGTGGGAACTTGGTTGATTGACAATGCGTTGCATGTATGTCAGGATTATCTGAACAGTTTGGAGCATTGTGACATAGACGTCAATTTGGAAGCTGTACACACACTCTCGGAGGACCAATGGAAGGTGTTTCTCCAAAATTACTACTTAGTTATTCA TGAAGGAGTGAAGATAGAGGGGTGTGAAGGGTATGTGGAACGATGTAAATCCATGCTGGTGCAGATGCGCCACGTTTGCCCTCAGCTGGAGACCGATGGACTCTGCAACATCTGGATCATAAAACCTGGGGCCAAATCACGGGGCAGAG GTATAATGTGCATGAAGAAGCTGGATGAGATTCTCAGTTTAGTACATGGAGACCATGCCATCATGAAGGACAGTAAGTGGGTGGTGCAAAAGTATTTGGAGCGACCTCTGCTTGTGCATGGCACTAAATTTGACGTAAGGCAATGGTTCCTGGTGACAGACTGGAACCCTCTCACTGTGTGGTTTTACCGTGAGTGCTACCTCCGGTTTTCTTCCCAACCCTACTCCACTCATACATTGGacag CTCTGTCCATCTCTGTAACAACTCCATCCAGAAGCATTTTCAGCCAAGCCCTGATCGTGACCCTTCTCTCCCTAAAGAGTGCATGTGGTCCTGTTCACAGTTTCGCTCCTGGTTGGCTGCTTCAGGTCGCGGTTGTCTGTGGGACGAAGTGGTGGTACCAGGTATGCAGGAGGCTGTGATCCAAACCCTCTTAACTGCACAGGACAGCGTGGAACCTCGCAAAGCCAGTTTTGAGCTCTATGGTGCAGATTTCATGCTGGGTCGTGACTTGCGACCTTGGCTGTTGGAGGTCAATGCCAGCCCCACTATGGCACCCTCCACAGCAGTCACAGCTCGACTTTGCCCCGCCGTACAGGAAGACACACTGCGGGTCGTGCTGGATCGACGTTGTGATCCCAACGCTGACACTGGTGGCTTTCAGCTCATATACAAACAG GCACCGGTGGTGGTCCCACAATATATGGGAATGAATCTTCTTGTAGAGGGGACTTCAATCAGGCGTCCCCGTGCTGCTATATGCAAACCTCTCACCTTGCGATCTCACCCTGAACCACTATCGAAATCCATCAGTCACAACCGGTCTACTTTACCAACCAGCCATGGCTCTACCGGCAAGGAGAATCAATCAGAAGTTCTGATCAGAAGGCCTACAATCTCTTCCCGCAAAGCCACATTTGAGCAGTCCTTTTACCCCCACAGAAAACGTCCTCTTAGGCTGGTGTTACCCTCGACCTGCTGCGTATTTCCCAACCCAGCAGAAGTTCATCCTCAGaagctcacacacacacatgtgcaGCCTGATCACTTTCACAGATCACGCAGTACCCTTCCTTCCCTTTACCGTCCATCCCCCTCACTGGATGTAACACACATACGACCCGGAAAAGCAAACGCCCCCAGTCGCCACAAACATGACATACACACCGTCAGTATATCATATCCAGTCCTGCGTATGCAAAAATACCTTGCAAGGAACCAAAGGCGAGGCACAGACGCTTTTAAGAAGATAGAAGGATCAAAGTCATCGTGA